The genomic segment ggctacACAACACTTCCAGGTAAGCTGCTATTTTGGCATACATCATTACCTTACAGGTCTCTCttttaatgcactatggagcgctgtattttctcttttttatttctcttttttataGCTGGACTGtttgtgacatggacagaggtgtcagcagagagcactgtggtcagactgaaaaaaaattcaaaaagtaaataacttcctctgcagtatacagcagcttataagtactggaaggattttttaatagaagtaattttcaaatctgcttaactttctcgcaccagttgattaaaaaaaatgcaacatttccactggagtacccctttaaggtctcatgAGTGACATCACCAGCTGTAGAGTGGATGTTGTCTATGATCAGCATTTAGTTGGAATTAACCTCTGGTTTGGGGGTTCTGTCCTATTTCAGAGTTGTCTGCAGATCGAGGTGACTATGAAGCTGGTCGGAATCTTCTCTAGAGAGGATGAATCTTGTTATCGATGGTTGGTCAATAGGGTTGTGTCATGGAAGAACGTGAGGGACGTCCGCTCTGTGTCCATCACAAACAACAATGAAAAATTCCGGGAAGAGACTTCAAAGTGTCAGTTTGGCATTCTCTACCACTCGAAGAAGAGAGGAAGGATCAATGTCATCGACGTCATCGACTCCCTGTACGATTATGAGCTGCAGCATCTCAACACGATATACGGTGAGAATAATCCGAAACCAGGTCAATGTGGTTACAAACAGGATGCAAAACAATTTGCCTCCATGTCCTGCCTCATTTTATGTATAGTTATCTACATATGATATGCTGCCCGTATCTAGCTTTAATTGGTGGGGGTCCAGCCGCCGGGATGGATTGATCATGCGCACTGCTGCTCCAATCACACAGAAGACTTTTGACCTCCGTTCTCATGATCGGTTAGGATCCAGTGGTTGAACCTtaacccttaaaagggtactccaaccTCAGACTTCTGATCCCCTTTACTCCTTGCCGGATGAcgggcgatgtggggcggaggcctcCTGTCATCACGGTCaggccccactcgtgatgtcacggccataccccctcaatgcaagtctatgggagggggcgtgatgggcgtcacgccccctcccatagacttgcattgagggttggtggcagtgatgtcacgagcctctggtgccGCACGCGaggctcctttggataggggataagatgtctaggggcggagtaccctttaagttaGTTATTTTGGCTGGGGGTAGGTGATCAATTTTAATCTAAGCATAACTCCTTTAATATGACCCTAGTGGGGGACCCGTTTTGTATCgtcacatgactacaacttctACGATATTACTGAGACTCTCCATTACAGCACTATTTTGAGACCAATGATCCGCACTTCTCTCTACCGGTTACTTCTGCAGGAAAGAAGAACGTCCTTGTGGTGATCGACGATCTGGATAACAGCAGCGATGAGGAGAAATATAGAATCCTCAGCCATCAGCCGAGCATACAACTTCTGGCCCAGGATCTGTTCCTCTTCAGCGTCGCAGATAAAGCCGCACTTAATACATTGGGATATCAGGTGGCGGACGACCCCCAGAGAGCGCTGGACGAGATGAGAAAGATAATAGAAGGTAATGGGGCACTAGATGTCATGGGgcacccggctgtcatgtcccttACAATTCAACATATTCCATGACAATACATAATATAAATGAAGAAAATTCAATGCTCAACACTACGAGACAACAAAATGAAACAAGACAATAAAACTATACAATACGGTAAGACAAGATCACAAATAAGGCTAAGGCCACATGTAGGATGCGCTGACGGCAGTCACAAGatcgagctccctgctgcagatgCAGCTGGATACCACTGTCTGTACACTCGTACCGCACTGTGTCTACAGAGGGAAATTCACCGCTATGAGcaaacacacagagctacccagctccATCTGCAGATCTGCTTTATATGACCCTACCCTAACACTATGAGACGATAAAGCAAAAAAGTACAAGAAGACAATAAAACAATATGAGAACACAATACTTTAGAACAACTAAAAGGACAATACAGTACTAAAAGACTGTACTAAAACACACTACTGAGACAGTAGTATAATACAATATTAGAAAACAACAATATGAGACAATGCAACAATATAAAATGAGATAGAATGAGACAATACTAAAAAA from the Hyla sarda isolate aHylSar1 chromosome 8, aHylSar1.hap1, whole genome shotgun sequence genome contains:
- the LOC130284944 gene encoding uncharacterized protein LOC130284944 isoform X1 gives rise to the protein MKLVGIFSREDESCYRWLVNRVVSWKNVRDVRSVSITNNNEKFREETSKCQFGILYHSKKRGRINVIDVIDSLYDYELQHLNTIYGKKNVLVVIDDLDNSSDEEKYRILSHQPSIQLLAQDLFLFSVADKAALNTLGYQVADDPQRALDEMRKIIEGDKNWSFPVSITPKTSHPPHSNADTENPRRGDLRSSSGRCRWSTRPCMVLIIAVIVIVVIVLISVLLTT
- the LOC130284944 gene encoding uncharacterized protein LOC130284944 isoform X2, with translation MKLVGIFSREDESCYRWLVNRVVSWKNVRDVRSVSITNNNEKFREETSKCQFGILYHSKKRGRINVIDVIDSLYDYELQHLNTIYGKKNVLVVIDDLDNSSDEEKYRILSHQPSIQLLAQDLFLFSVADKAALNTLGYQVADDPQRALDEMRKIIEGDKNWSFPDTENPRRGDLRSSSGRCRWSTRPCMVLIIAVIVIVVIVLISVLLTT